The following are encoded together in the Cynocephalus volans isolate mCynVol1 chromosome 4, mCynVol1.pri, whole genome shotgun sequence genome:
- the INTS5 gene encoding integrator complex subunit 5 has product MSALCDPPGAPGPPGPAPATHGPAPLSAQELSQEIKAFLTGIDPILGHQLSAREHARCGLLLLRSLPPARAAVLDHLRGVFDESVQAHLAALDESPVAGPPQLRPPPPSHVPAGGPGLEDVVQEVQQVLSEFIRANPKAWAPVISAWSIDLMGQLSSTYSGQHQRVPHATGSLNELLQLWMGCRATRTLMDIYVQCLSALIGSCPDACVDALLDTSVQHSPHFDWVVAHIGSSFPGTIISRVLSCGLKDFCVHGGAGGGAGGSGGSSSQTPSTDPFPGSPALPGEKRVPKIASVVGILGHLASRHGDSIRRELLRMFHDSLAGGTGGRSGDPTLQATVPFLLQLAVMSPALLGTVSGELVDCLKPPSVLSQLQQHLQGFPREELDNMLNLAVHLVSQASGAGAYRLLQFLVDTAMPASVITTQGLAVPDTVREACDRLIQLLLLHLQKLVHHRGGSPGEGVLGPPPPPRPVPFLDALRNHVGELCGETLRLERKRFLWQHQLLGLLSVYTRPSCGPEALGHLLSRARSPEELSLATQLYAGLVVSLSGLLPLAFRSCLARVHAGTLQPHFTARFLRNLALLVGWEQQGGEGPAALGARFGESASAHLSDLAPLLLHPEEEVAEAAASLLAICPFPLEALSPSQLLGLVRAGVHRFFASLRLHGPPGVASASQLLFRLSQTSPAGFKAVLQLLVEGALHRGNTELFGGEVDGDNETLSVVSAPLASASLLDTNRWHSAAVPGPGGIWSVFHAGVIGRGLKPPKLVQSRNQQEVFYNTQSLLSLLVHCCSAPGGSECGGCWGAPTLSPEAAKAVAVTLVENVCPDAAGAELAWPPEEHARATVERDLRIGRRFREQPLLFELLKLVAAAPPALCYCSVLLRGLLAALLGHWEASRHPDTAHSPWHLEASCTLVAVMAEGSLLPPALGNMHEVFSQLAPFEVRLLLLSVWGFLREHGPLPQKFIFQSERGRFIRDFSREGGGEGGPHLAVLHSVLHRNIDRLGLFSGRFQAPSPSTLLRQGT; this is encoded by the exons ATGTCCGCGTTGTGCGACCCTCCCGGGGCCCCAGGGCCTCCCGGGCCTGCCCCAGCCACCCACGGTCCCGCGCCTCTCAG TGCTCAGGAGCTGTCCCAGGAAATCAAGGCATTTCTGACTGGCATAGACCCCATTCTGGGCCACCAACTCTCAGCCCGGGAACATGCTCGCTGTGGTCTTCTCCTGCTTCGCTCTTTGCCACCTGCTCGGGCTGCTGTGCTTGACCACTTGAGAGGTGTCTTTGATGAGAGTGTTCAGGCCCACTTGGCTGCCCTGGATGAAAGCCCTGTGGCTGGTCCACCTCAGCTCCGTCCACCTCCACCCTCCCATGTTCCTGCTGGGGGACCTGGTCTAGAGGATGTGGTGCAAGAAGTACAGCAGGTGCTGTCTGAGTTTATTCGGGCCAACCCAAAAGCCTGGGCACCTGTGATTAGTGCGTGGTCCATTGACCTCATGGGGCAACTGAGCAGCACATACTCAGGCCAGCACCAGCGTGTGCCCCATGCCACAGGCTCTCTCAATGAACTGCTGCAGCTATGGATGGGCTGTAGGGCCACACGCACGTTAATGGACATCTACGTGCAGTGCCTCTCGGCTCTCATTGGTAGTTGCCCAGATGCATGTGTGGATGCCTTGCTAGATACTTCTGTCCAGCATTCCCCACACTTTGACTGGGTTGTAGCACATATTGGCTCCTCTTTTCCTGGTACCATCATCTCCCGAGTCCTCTCCTGTGGCCTTAAAGATTTCTGTGTCCAtggtggggctggaggtggagctggtggTAGTGGTGGAAGCTCTTCTCAAACCCCATCTACAGACCCCTTCCCTGGATCTCCTGCCCTCCCTGGGGAGAAACGGGTGCCCAAGATTGCCTCAGTTGTAGGCATCCTAGGGCACCTGGCCTCCCGCCATGGAGACAGCATCCGACGGGAGCTCCTGAGAATGTTCCATGATAGCCTGGCAGGGGGCACTGGGGGCCGTAGTGGGGACCCCACTCTTCAGGCCACAGTTCCCTTCCTACTGCAGCTGGCAGTCATGTCACCAGCTTTGCTGGGCACTGTCTCTGGAGAGCTTGTGGATTGCCTCAAGCCCCCATCTGTGCTGAGCCAGCTGCAGCAACACCTGCAGGGATTCCCCCGAGAGGAGCTGGACAACATGCTGAACCTAGCCGTGCACCTGGTGAGCCAGGCCTCCGGGGCAGGTGCCTACCGCCTGCTGCAATTCCTTGTGGACACAGCTATGCCTGCTTCAGTTATTACTACCCAGGGCCTggctgtgccagacactgtgcgtGAAGCCTGTGACCGGCTGATCCAGCTGCTGCTGTTGCACCTGCAAAAACTGGTTCATCACCGGGGAGGTTCTCCTGGAGAAGGGGTGCTgggcccccctccccctccccgcccgGTGCCCTTTCTAGATGCGCTAAGAAACCACGTTGGAGAGCTGTGTGGAGAGACATTACGACTGGAACGGAAACGCTTCCTCTGGCAGCACCAGCTCTTGGGCCTGCTATCTGTCTATACCCGGCCTAGCTGTGGACCTGAGGCCTTGGGCCATCTACTGAGCCGAGCCCGAAGCCCTGAAGAGTTGAGTTTGGCCACTCAGTTATATGCAGGACTGGTGGTCAGTCTTTCTGGCCTCCTGCCCCTGGCCTTCCGAAGCTGCCTGGCTCGGGTGCATGCAGGGACTTTACAGCCTCACTTCACAGCTCGGTTTCTGCGCAACTTGGCACTGCTAGTGGGGTGGGAACAGCAGGGTGGTGAGGGCCCTGCAGCTTTAGGGGCCCGGTTTGGGGAGTCTGCCTCAGCCCATCTGTCTGACCTGGCTCCTCTCCTGCTACATCCTGAGGAGGAAGTAGCTGAAGCTGCTGCCTCCCTCCTGGCCATTTGTCCCTTTCCTCTGGAAGCCCTGTCCCCCTCCCAACTCCTGGGACTTGTGAGGGCTGGGGTGCACCGCTTCTTTGCCTCTCTGAGGCTGCATGGCCCCCCAGGCGTGGCCTCAGCCTCCCAGCTTCTCTTTCGCCTCTCTCAGACCTCCCCAGCTGGGTTCAAGGCTGTCCTGCAGCTGCTAGTTGAGGGAGCTTTACATCGGGGCAACACAGAACTATTTGGAGGGGAAGTGGATGGGGACAATGAGACTCTGTCAGTTGTCTCAGCTCCTTTGGCTTCTGCCTCCCTGTTGGACACTAACCGGTGGCATTCTGCAGCAGTGCCAGGCCCTGGAGGGATTTGGTCAGTTTTCCATGCTGGAGTCATCGGCCGTGGCTTAAAGCCACCCAAGCTTGTCCAGTCACGAAATCAGCAGGAAGTGTTCTATAACACCCAGAGCCTCCTCAGCCTCCTGGTGCACTGCTGCAGTGCCCCAGGGGGCAGTGAATGTGGGGGCTGCTGGGGGGCTCCTACCCTGAGCCCGGAGGCAGCCAAAGCAGTGGCAGTGACCTTGGTGGAGAATGTGTGTCCTGATGCAGCTGGTGCTGAGCTGGCCTGGCCCCCGGAGGAGCATGCCCGGGCCACAGTGGAGCGGGATCTCCGCATTGGCCGGCGCTTCCGGGAACAGCCCCTGCTCTTTGAGCTGTTAAAGCTGGTAGCAGCTGCTCCCCCAGCCCTGTGCTACTGCTCCGTGCTGCTGCGGGGGCTGCTGGCTGCCCTCTTGGGCCATTGGGAAGCCTCTCGCCACCCTGACACAGCCCACTCCCCCTGGCACCTGGAGGCATCCTGCACCCTGGTAGCTGTAATGGCTGAGGGAAGCCTCCTGCCTCCAGCCCTGGGTAATATGCACGAGGTATTTAGTCAACTGGCACCTTTTGAAGTGCGTCTGCTGCTGCTCAGTGTCTGGGGCTTTCTCCGGGAGCACGGGCCCTTGCCCCAGAAGTTCATCTTCCAATCAGAGCGTGGCCGCTTCATCCGGGACTTCTCCagggagggtgggggtgagggtggaccTCATCTGGCTGTGCTGCATAGTGTCCTCCACCGCAACATCGATCGCTTGGGTCTTTTCTCTGGCCGTTTCCAGGCACCTTCACCATCCACTCTCCTTCGGCAGGGAACATAG